The following nucleotide sequence is from Corylus avellana chromosome ca7, CavTom2PMs-1.0.
accacccccaaccaccattgggggtggtttcggccaccccctaggctccatgggggtggccgagccacctctAGTGCCCACTGGGGGTAGTTTCAGCCACCCGCTTaggcaccaagggggtggccttggagccaagggggtggctcaaatggccaagggggtggcgcCACCCCTTGgagccaagccacccccaattttttttattttttatttttttttaaaaaaaaaaatttaagtgtcatgtatcaacatttgattggtccacgcaGATTTCCGTTAAGTTAACTAACGGTCATCTGATAGAAGGATTagtttggtctattatcaaaactacatagacctcctgtaataaaaatcaaacccttaaaaaaaaaaaaaaaaaaaaaaaaaaaaacgaaaagtaATAAAACCTCAtagggtatttagtatttaaccctaaaaaaaatgatttgaatttaaaaaattgaaattatagAAAGCTTTATGTGAAAAGACTTCTCCCACAAGATTAGCATGGAAGGTAAAATCATTAGCTACCACCACCAATACCATAAATAGAGGGAATTTCTGGTAGGGCTATTTTGGTAATTAAAgtataaaatcaaataagggATCATTAtcgttattattatttacattttacacgttaaaaaaaaaaaaagaaaaaaaaaaagaaaattacattttacacCCCATCCCACGccaaccgaaaaaaaaaaaatcccagccGAAATAGAGGAAATGGCTTTATGTTGAAATGGGCCCACTACTTTTTCTCGAGTATAAGGGCCCACTTGGTTTTGGGCGAAATCGAACCCGTCGAATTCGGTCCACCACATGGGCCCCACTCCCAGACACAATCAAAGCCCCGAACGGCCATGCCTCTTAAGTTCTAACCATTCACTTTCCCGGAAACGTAAAATCGGGTAAAGCGGAAGGACAGTTCCGTCAATTCGCTCTCGAGTTCCCCCCACCCTCTCCGTCCCTCGGCGTTTAAACGTCGCCGTCGAGCCCACTGGTCCATCAAACAAAACATACTTGAGCTATTTTCTTCTTCTGGGTCTGCGAAACCCAAAATTTTTTGGGGGGAATGGGAGGGGCTTCACTGGCGGGCTTGCAGGACCACCTGAAATTGGCGAGGGAGTACGCGCTCGAAGGCCTCTACGACACCTCCATTATCTTCTTCGACGGCGCCGTTGCTCAGATCAACaagtaattttctctctctctagaattctGTCATTTGCTAGGGTTTTGATTCGGAAATATTGGAGATAATGTAGGTGTGAATGTTGTTTTTTCTATTAGTTTATGAcccttatgttttttttttatttggatttggatttttcATGGGAGATTTTCCGGAAGTTCTATTTTTGGATCGAAAATTTTAACCATAAAGGAGGGAAAattttttaggtgtttttaaaaaatacatagaTAATGGCAAATGGAAAAAAGGGATCGTAGTGTGGTAGCATTTTTTGGTTGCCGTGGGAAAGCTTGGTTGAGTTGAGATTGTGTTTTTCAACTATATGGTGAATGTGTAATCGGTAAGCTGGAAACAATAACATTTACTGACTGAAACAGCTGCAGGTATTTGGCTTAGTTTTGGGGATTTCGTCATTAACTGGAAATGTGTTAACTAGCTGAGACATAGTTTTgcgttttattattttttttcttttacttaaatCTGCGTGGTGATTAAATTGAGTGGCTGACACATGATATATTTTTACCAATTTTTACTGTCAAAAGCTGTGTAAGAGATACATGGAGTTGTTCCATACACTATGTTGCAATTTTAATTGTGTCTTATAAGATGGTAAAACATTGGAGCGTGATCTGTTGCTTTTCTGGTGTTTGCGTAAGTTCACTTAGTAAAGCTTTCAAACTCCTGTTCCTATTTCAGGCACCTAAACAGTCTTGATGACCCTTTACTTCATGCAAAATGGATGAACGTCAAGAAAGCCCTTTCAGAGGAAACAGAAGTTGTAAAACAACTAGATGCGGAGAGAAGGGCATTCAAGGAAAGTTCCATGGGCCGACGCGCTTCTTCACCACCAatacatgctaaatcatcattTGTTTTTCAACCGTTGGATGAGTACCCAACTTCCTCAGGTGCTGCAATGGATGATCCTGATGTATGGCGGCCACCTAGTCGGGATACAACTGGTAGAAGACCAGCTAGGGCTGGTCAAGTGGGCATGAGGAAGTCACCACAAGATGCAACTTGGGCTCGTGGTTCTACTAGAACAAATACAACTGGCCGCCCTGCAAAGGCTGGTGGTTCAAGCAGGGTTAACTCGGGTGTTCGAGCATCAACTACTGGAAAGAAAGGCACTGGTTCTGGAAAATCTAGCAAGGGAGATTCAGCGGTAAGTTGTAGCTGGAAAAATAGTTTATTGTTAACTGGGGTTTGGAACTACTATATAaatcttattttttcttgtgtAGAGGACCTATTGCTAGTAACAAAATAGGTTGGTGGAGTTTTATCTCCAATTTAGTAAGTATACTATCATATAACTGGCTTCTTCAGCCCTTTTTCCATAGAACATGCTGTCCCAAAATTTATCTTCATTTTGCTGATGATGACTATACTTTACTCTCTTATGCTAGTGCCGAAGTTTGAATTCATGGTATTATCCAGGtttgaaatgaaattgaaaCCCCAGAATCTGTCTTATTTGGAAGTTTACCTATGATATGGAAATTTTGTAGAGGTGTTGGTTTCAAATTCTGGAATTGCTGACATTGAAATGTGTAAACTGTCAgggttttcttttgaaattttttaaggggaaacttcactaaggacccctaaacttccactcgttttgaaatacccccccgaacttcaaaatctctcaatttagtcccctgaactttcaattgtttttaatttggacccctccgtcagattttaaacatcacatgacgtttatacccctgacttttgtattaaattccaacttctaaaacgttttttttttttaaaaaaaaaaaaaaacaaaaatcagggatattttggtctttttttgaatttttaacagctaaaattaacggaagggtccaaattgagagcaattgaaagtttaggggactaaattgagagattttgaagttcagggagggtatttcaaaacgggtggaagtttgggggtccttagtgaagtttccccattTTTTAATGTACATGTGATAAAAAGTTATGTTTGGTTGTTCTAAGGAAGTGACATGATGCTGGGTCCATTTCAAGTCGGCCTAAAGTAGATAAGGCGTTGATCACAAAGGAGTAATTGCAATTTTCAATGCAATAAGTTAGTTTTACTGAAATCAAACATTTATCGTTTTGTGGGAGATGTGATGTTCCTTtgaaattctaatttttattcttttccattaaagtatatgaaatatttgaaaGTCTTAGGATTTTGCCGACTTGTAGGCAAGTAATGGTGTAGGCTGGGTTGTCTTTTCACAATGGTTTAATTATCAATCATGATATTAATAAGAAATTGTGAATTAGAGGGATGAATCAATCTATCACATGTCTATCCAAGActtcttatatttttcttcaactttttgaTGCTTATCATGTAAATTTTCAGGAATTAAAAAGTCTGTAAGCTGTAGCAACATTTTGGCTACTTCTTAGTGTTGTCTTCAAGTTTTAAATGGTATTTCTGATAAGGAAATAGTGGTCCATACTCTTCTTTAGTTTCCAACCTCTGAAACACCTGTATCTCATATCCTTTTCCTAGTACGAGTAATTATATTAGATTGAGGCTGTCTGTATTCTGCTAAATTGTGTGTGTGGAATTATTAGAATGGTGATGCTGAAGATGGAAAGTCAAAGAGGGCACAGTATGAGGGGCCTGATCCTGATTTGGCTGCAATGCTTGAAAGGGATGTGTTGGAAACAAGTCCTGGAGTGAGATGGGATGACGTTGCAGGGCTGAGTGAAGCAAAAAGACTACTTGAAGAAGCTGTTGTTCTTCCTCTGTGGATGCCTGAATATTTCCAGGTACGTGACTGGTTAAAGCGGAGTTAGCGTTAAAGTATATTGCATCGGGTTTGATCACAATTAAATTATACTACTTTTGTGAGCAATTGGAAGTAATCTTGGTATTGAGACATGATCCAGTTCATCTCTCATTTTGGTCATAAATCTCTTATTAAACATTTTCTATGTGCTTAGTAGCATATTTCTTTATGCTCCGTCActcttttgattttaattggAATTATATGTTAGGATAGTTCTAAATCCATTTAAATGAGTAAAAAGGAAATACCGACATGGAAGTTTAATTGGATTTCATCGCTAAAATTTAATTCTCGACTATCAATTGGGAGGGGTGTATAAAATTGtgtctaaggttcttgccaatAGGACGAGAACTATTTTGGATAAGGTCATttcctattctcaaaatgcttttattgggggtcagcaaatcctagattctgttcttattgcaaatgaatgtgtggatagtcgcatgaaatcaggggtgccaggtgtcctttgtaaattggacttggaaaagGCCTACGACCAcgtaaattgggactttgttttgtatttgctgcatagatgtGGTTTTAATgggaggtggagggcttggatagaatGGTGTATTAAGAcggtaagattctccattcttgtgaatggttctccagAAGGGTTCTTTAACAGTTCGAGGGGAATCtggcaaggggatcctctctcaccgttattgtttgtgcttgttatggaggctttgagtaagatggtgaacgcgacggttgaccaaggccttttgactgggttctcggtgggaaatagggtctTGTCGGAGTTGATGGTCTCTCACTCCTTATTTGCGGAtgacactttgattttttgtgaagattctaTTGAGCAAATCCGGTACGTTCGTCTCatcctcttatgttttgaagttgtttcg
It contains:
- the LOC132187471 gene encoding katanin p60 ATPase-containing subunit A1 — protein: MGGASLAGLQDHLKLAREYALEGLYDTSIIFFDGAVAQINKHLNSLDDPLLHAKWMNVKKALSEETEVVKQLDAERRAFKESSMGRRASSPPIHAKSSFVFQPLDEYPTSSGAAMDDPDVWRPPSRDTTGRRPARAGQVGMRKSPQDATWARGSTRTNTTGRPAKAGGSSRVNSGVRASTTGKKGTGSGKSSKGDSANGDAEDGKSKRAQYEGPDPDLAAMLERDVLETSPGVRWDDVAGLSEAKRLLEEAVVLPLWMPEYFQGIRRPWKGVLMFGPPGTGKTLLAKAVATECGTTFFNVSSATLASKWRGESERMVRCLFDLARAYAPSTIFIDEIDSLCNARGASGEHESSRRVKSELLVQVDGVNNSSTSEDGTRKIVMVLAATNFPWDIDEALRRRLEKRIYIPLPNFESRKELIRINLKTVEVAPDVDIDDVARRTDGYSGDDLTNVCRDASLNGMRRKIAGKTRDEIKNMPKDEISKDPVAMCDFEEALIKVQRSVSPSDIEKHEKWFSEFGSA